AATCTGGTCAATCACTTTTTCCTCCTCTTGGATCTGTAACTTAATTTCAAGTTCAAGCGATTTTCTTAAAATGTCGCTATCTTTTGCATCTATCGGGAGGTTAAAAGAACCTCGGTAAATTTTTTTTAGATATGGATGAAGTTGTTCAACAAATAAATTTATGTCCTCCTGTTTCCCACCGATGAGGAGAAGATCAAATTTTTCACTTTGATAAATTTCAAGTAGTTTCTCGGAAATTTTTTTGTAGTGTTCTATTATCTTGTTCTCTTTATACTCCGTCACCCTTGACTCATCAAACCCGTGATAACCGGCAATTTTAATCTTCTTCGGCGTCTCGTTGTAGATTTCACTGGTTAAGGTGATTTCATTTCCAAGTATTGTGAAAATTTTTGCCTTTCTATGATCAAATATGGTGGTGCATATTTTATGATTCCTTGACGTTATCAAAAGCAAAGGTCTGATGTATGGGGATCTGTCAATCATAAATAAATTCGGGGGTGAAACAGTCAGTTCATAAACTTGCCAAAATTTTTCCTTTGCGCACGAGAAGATAGCCAAACCCTTATTTTTGACGATGTCAAGATTTTGAGATATGTAGTTTTCCATCTTTTTTATATCCTCAAGGACATCTTTGAATTCTTTTTCATTCTCCAGTTCTATTTTCTTCTCCTTGATGAGGTCTTTGAAGATGACCTCAATTTGCTTCTTTGAAAATTTGCTTCCATCAGTGTTAAGATAGAGAGAAGAGACGAAGCAGTTTTGGGGTTTGTAGTTTTTGAGTTCTTTCAGCCGTTTCTCTAAGTTGATCAGCATTGATGACCTCCGTTTTGAGTTTTTATTTTTTAATCCCATCTTCTTCTCCTGGCGAAAACAAACGAAAGCAACAGCCCAGCTATAAACCCGCCAATATGTGCCCACCAAGCAACCCCTCCAGTTGCAGCATAAGTTGCAGCGCCAAGTGAAGCAATGCCATTGAAAAACTGAAGTATGAACCAAAAGCCAAGAAATACAAAAGCAGAAACCTCAATCAAATCAAAAAAGAAGAAAATGGGAATTAAAGTTATAACCCTTGAATGGGGAAATAAAATAAAGTAGGCGCCAAGGACTCCGGAAATTGCACCGCTTGCACCAACAGCTGGGATCTCAGAGTGTGGGTTAGTATAGACATGAGCTAATCCTGCAAATATCCCGCAAAGCAAATAGAATAACAAAAACTTAAAATGTCCCATCCTGTCTTCAACATTATCTCCGAAGACCCAAAGATAAATCATATTTCCGATTAAGTGCATCCATCCACCGTGCAGAAACATTGAGGTGATGAAAGGGAAGTATATAATTAAGAATGGAGCGTCCGACTCCTTTAATTCAAAATATGTTGCTGGGACAACCCCAAAAATGTCAAAAAATTCTGAAAGCCCCTCGCCAAGTGAAATTTCAAAGAAAAAAATTAAAACATTCAACACGATTAAACTTACAGTGACGATTGGGTACGTCCTTGATGGTATTGTATCTTTAAGCGGTATCAATCTTTTCCTCCGTTAATTTTTTTGACATTTTATAAGCAAGGTTCAAAAGCGATACAGGATGCATAACTTTTATATTTTTCCCCGCTTTCCTTAAGCCATATTCAATTTGTGCATGACAGCCAGGATTTGCCGTAAGAACGATCTCGGCGCCAGTTTTAAGGATGTTTTCAATTTTCCTTTCCAAGAATTTCATTGAATCATCAAACCTTAAAATGTTGTAAATCCCAGCGCTACCACAACACCAACTTGATTCGTTCAGTTCAACGAAATTTATTCCGTCAATTGATTTTATTATTTCCCTTGGTTGCAAAGTTATTTTTTGAGAGTGTGCGAGATGACAAGCGTCGTGATAAGTCACTTTGAAATTCAATTCAGCGTTTGGCTTTTTGAATCCGATTTCATAAAGAAACTCATTTATATCTTTTGTCAGCCTACTTATATTTTCGGCTTTCTCTTTTAAAAGTTTATCATCGCTGAATATTTCCCTGTATTCTTTCATAAACGCTCCACATCCAGCTGAATTTATCACTATCGCATCAAGTTCATATTTTGAAAATTCAATTATATTTTTCCTTGCCAATTTCTTCGCCATTTCAATGTCCCCATAATGTGCCATAACAGAGCCACAGCAAACCTGTTTTTTTGGAATGTAAACCTCGCAATCGTTCTCAAGTAGCGCTTCAATCGTGTCAATGTTCACATCCGAATACATCACATTCATAAAGCAACCCGTTAGAAATCCAACTCTATACTTGGCTTTGCCGTTTGGTCTTATACGCTCGGGTAAAATTTCATCTGAAAATTTATTTGAGATTTTTGGGGCAAGTTCCTCAATTTGCCTCAAGCTTTCTGGTAGCAAGTTATGAAGCTTGGACTGAAACTTGCTCTGATAAAATCTCACTGCTTTTGCAAAAAACTTGAAAATTGAGTTTGAGGCAAATATGAACCTAAATACAAGTTTCTTCAACATCGCTTGCTTGTCTTTCCCTGATAGAAAAATTTTAACTCTGGCTGATTCAACTATTCTTCCATATTTAACCCCAGCTGGACAGATAGTTTGACACGCTTGACAATCAAGACAAAAATACATCTCTTCAATAAAATCATCAGTGATAGGTAAATTTCCATCTTCAACTTCTTTAACGAGGCGGATTCTACCTCTTGGTGACGATTTTTCATTTAATGTTAAGTTATATGTCGGACAAACTGGTAGGCACATCCCGCAGTGCATGCATTGAATTATAAGTTCAGATGGGATTTTTATGTTAAGCATAAAATTTCCCGTTTTATTTCAAATCCATAGACCGCCGAATTTTTCAATTTCTTCCCTTGAATTTGGAAGGCGACCTTCACATCTTGGTTTAAAATCAAAAATTTTCCCCGGGTTTAAAACTCCTTTCGGGTCAAGGACTTCCTTTATTTTCCGCATGAAATCAATTGTGGCTGAGTTAAATTGTTTCGGTAAAAACTTTTTCTTCGCAAGCCCAATCCCGTGTTCTCCAGTTATTGTCCCACCAAGTTTTATAGCGAAGTCAAAAATTTCATCAAACGCCATCTCAACCCTTTTCATCTCATCTTTATCCCTTTCATCTGTCAAGGCGGTCGGGTGCAGATTCCCATCCCCAGCGTGACCAAAATTTCCTATAATTATCCCATATTTTTTTGCTATTTCTTGAATCTTTTCAACCATTTCTGGAACACAGCTTCTTGGAACGGTTGCATCTTCAAGTATCGTCGTCGGTTTTATCCTTGCAAGGGCAGCAAAAGCTGAGCGCCTTGCGGTTTTAAGTTTTAGCGCTTCACCTTCTGTCATCGCTACTTTAAAATCTGTTGAACGGTTAACTTTGCAAATTTTTTCTATTTTTTCCGCTTCCTCTTGAACCTGTGCCGGATGACCATCAACTTCAATTAAAAGTAAAGCCCCAGCTTCTGTCGGAAGCCCAAGATGTGCATAATCTTCAACGCATTTTATCGTTGTATTATCAAGAAATTCAAGCGTTGCTGGGGTTATATGGTTTGCAATGATTGATGAAACAGCTTTACCAGCGTCTTTTATAGAGTTGAAAAAGGCAAGCATGGTCTTTGATGCCTGAGGTTTTGGGATGAGTTTAAGCAAAATCTTTGTGAAAATTGCCAGTGTTCCCTCTGAACCGATTAAGACATCTTTAAGGTTATATCCCGCGACATCTTTAACATTTTTACCGCCGACATTTATTATTTCACCTGTTGGTAGAACAGCTTCAATTCCTAAGACATAATTTTTCGTCACGCCATATTTTAGACCCCTTAAACCGCCGGCGTTTTCAGCAACATTTCCGCCAATTGTTGATATAGTCATACTCCCGGGATCAGGTGGATAAAAAAGCCCTAATTTCTCAACCTCTTGATGAAGTTGAGCTGTTATTACACCGGGTTCAACCAATGCTGTCAGATTTTCGGTATCAATTTCAATTATCTTCCTCCATCTGTTCATTAACAAAACGATTGAATTCGGGACGGGCACAACTCCACCGCTAAGTCCTGTCCCTGATCCACGCGGTATCACAGCAAAACCCTCTTCATTTGCAAGTTTTAAAATTTCAGATACCTGCTCAACATTTGATGGGATTACAACAGCATCAGGTAAACTTGAAAATGTTGGGGTGGCATCGTATGAATAAGCAATCCTGTTTTCAATTGATGTCAAAACATCTTTCCTTCCGACTATCTCCTCAAGACGATGTATAACTTTCGCATCCATTGCTCTTTCAAATTTTTTCTACATTTAAAGATAATTAAGCGAACTTGAAATGTCAAGTTGAACTTAATGGCTTGATAAATTTTCCTTTTCGTTGTATATTTCCATTGAACATAAAAACTTTCGCTGTGTTTTTATGCGTAAAATTATTTTGTTTGCCTTTTTAATCCCAATTTTAGCGCACTCGCAAGACACAACTATCGCAACACTAATCATTGAGACGGAGCCAAAGGAAGCGATCGTCATCATTAACGGAAAAGTTTACGGACTTACGCCAGCGAATTTTAAATTGCCATTCGGAAGTTATCAGATTAAATTGGTGAAAGAAGGATATTATGAGACGAGTTTTGAAATTGATGTCCAAAAAAGTGAAGTCATAGTGAAGAAATTCAAACTTGAAGAGACCCCGGAGACGAAAGCCGTTAGAGAATATAGGAAAAGGTTACTTTGGAAGGGGAACTTAACTTATCTTGGTTCAACTTTGACAGTCGCATCAATTGGCATCGCAGTTGCACTTCATATAAAGTCAGAGAGCGTCTATGAGAAGTATCGCTGCAGCGGTTGAGATTGAAAAGATTAGAAAGTATAGAGAGGAATATTACAAAGTCATAAAGCAGAGAAACATTGCAATCGGTGTAGGTGCCTTGTTTGCAGGGCTTACGCTTTACAACACATTGAGAAATGTTGATGAGATAAAAATTTTACCTGTGAGTTTGAGCAATGGCTTTGAAGTTCGCCTTGAAATAAATTTGCCGGGTTTTTATGAAAATTAAATTTGTGATTTTTTTGGTGTTTTTTTCTCTCTCATCCTGTGTTAGAAATTTGGATAATCCAGTTGATCCTGAAAGTAGTGCATATGAGCCACCGTCGGTGACGATTTTACAGCCAGAGGAAGGGGACACACTGACCACAAATGCGGTTCTCGTTTTATGGGAAGGAAATAACCCAAGGGCGAATGAATTCAGATATAGATTGATTGATTATTCCAATTGGACCGAGTGGGTGACATATAACAGTGTGCTTTTTGATTACCTTGACGATGTAAGCTATAGGTTTGAGATTGAGGTGAGATATAAGTCCCAAAGCGATATAAAGAAATTCGTCAGAAATTTTAGTGTTGATGCGATAAAGGGTCCAACTTTGAAATTTTATAAGTTAAGGAATGTCGTCGGGATTGACAGCCAATTTACAGTTGGAGTCTGGGTTGAAGATGTTAGCCAATTGAAAAGGTCAAAGTTTAAAATTGATTTTGATAGTGTGAAGCTTTCGCTTTTGTCTGTTGATAGGGGAGCATATCCAAGTGAAAGGGGAGTGGAGCAAACTATCGCTTTTAATCCTTCAACAAGAGAAATAAACACCGAATTTTCTAGAGGTATAAGCGGTAGCGGTGAAATAATCAAATTAAAATTTAGAGGTAGGGATAAAGGGGTAAGTTATCTTGAAATGAATGGGATTGAGATTACGGATGAAAACGGTGAGATTATAAACCCGCAGGCGGAAAGGGCTTTAGTTGAAATAAAATAAATCTGGTTGATGTGAAGCAAAGGAAATTTGTCCGTCCATTAACTGATGAGGAAAGGCAGAAACTTTTAAATACACTTTCCAACGAGGAGCATCTTCATCCGTCAATTTATCGCAAGGCGAAGGCGATTTTACTAAGTGAACAAGGCAAAACAATCCGAGAAATAGCTAAAGAGTTAGGTGTAACCGAACCAGCAGTGATATACATTATCAGAAATTTTGAGAAGGAAGGGATTGACGCTTTTCTCAACAAAAAGGGTGGACGGAAAGAAAAATTTACGGATGAACATAAGGAAATAATCCTTCGCCTTGTGCAACAATTTACACCTGTTGAATTCGGATTGAAAAAGAAATTCTGGACATATGACGCTATTTCAAAGGTTATGAAGAGGATTTATAATGTCAAGATTTCGTATAATACCATCAGAAAAATTTTGCTTGATAAGGACATTTCTCTGAAAGAGACGCGCTATAAGACAGAAGGGAAAAACTTTAAATCCATTATATCTGCCATCAAAAGGGGAAGGAGAGGGAAAGGGTAAAATTAAAAAATGTTTGACTTGACACTTCACCTTACTTCTTCATCTTTATTGGGATTTCATTTGATTTTTCTTTCATTTCAACTTTAGGCAAATCAGACTTCAGCAAGACAAACCACTTGATTAACGCTAAAGTTGAAGTGAAAACAAACAAAATCATTAAACCAATCCCCTTGTGATTCCCTCTTTTTGTTTTTTAAACCGCGCTTTTTTCTTCACGTCTTTGAGCGTATTCTCTTTCAAGTTAATCCCCAAAGGTTTCTGTCAAGAGACCTGTATTGAATTGCTTCGCTTAGATGTTCTGGTTTTATGTTTTCGCTTCCTGCGAGGTCGGCGATTGTCCTTGCAACTTTTAAAATTTTATCATAAGCGCGAGCAGATAAACCGAGTTTTGTTATAGCGTTTTTAAGCAAATTCTCTCCATCAGAGTCAATTTTGCAAAACTCGCGGATTTCCCTCGTTTGCATATCGGCGTTTTTAAAGAGATTTCTCCTTCCTTTGAATCTTCTGATTTGAATTTCTCTGGCTCTTATGACCCTTTCCCTTATTTGTGCGGATGTTTCTCCTGATGATTTCCCTACAAGTTCGGCATACTTTACAGCTGGGACCTCAATGTGAATGTCAATTCTGTCAAGCAATGGTCCGGAGATTTTGCCCATGTATTTTTGAATTTGTGCTGGGGTACAGGTGCACTGTTGGTATGGATTTCCGAGGTTGCCACACGGGCATGGATTCATGGCGCACACAAGCATAAAATTTGCAGGATATTCAACTGTCATTTTTGTTCTACTGATTGTGACCTTTTTATCTTCGAGCGGTTGCCTTAGTACCTCAAGGACATTTCTGTTAAACTCTGGTAATTCATCAAGGAATAAAACGCCGTGATGAGCAAGGGATATTTCTCCGGGGCGTGGTATTGTTCCGCCTCCGACGAGGGCTGAGTCGGATATTGTATGATGTGGGGCTCTAAACGGTCGTGTTGCGACAAGGGCTGTATTTGGCGGTAAAATGCCCGCTACGGAATGAATTTTGGTTGTCTCAAGTGCCTCTTCAAGTGTCATAGGCGGAAGTATCGTTGGAAGTCGCTTTGCAAGCATTGTCTTCCCACTTCCCGGGGGACCAATCATAATGAGGTTATGACCGCCAGCTGCTGCAACCTCAAGGGCTCTTTTTACATTCTCTTGTCCCTTTACATCTGAGAAATCAATTGTGTATTTGCTTTCTTGATTGAAAATTTCATTGATGTCAACTTTAAAAGGGTTTAAAATCTGATGTTCTGAATTTAGAAAATTTACAACCTCTGTTAGTGAGCTCATTGGGTAAACTTCTATATCTGATACAATTGCTGCTTCTTTGGCGTTTTCTTTTGGTAGGATTATCCCTTTCAAGCCGTTGTTTCTTGCGCTCATTGCAATTGGTAGTGCGCCGTGAATTGGTCTCAATGTTCCGTCAAGTGCGAGCTCGCCCAAAATTATAAATTTATCAAGGACATCGCTTTGGATTTGATCCGTGGCTGAAAGTATGCCTACCGCAATTGGCAGGTCAAATTGCGAACCTTCTTTTTTTATGTCCGCTGGAGCAAGGTTTACTGTTATCTTTTTGTTTGGGAATTTAAACCCGGAGTTTTTAATCGCTGCGTTGACCCTTTCGCGGCTTTCCTTGACAGAGCTATCCGGGAGACCTACGATCGCAAATGCAAATAAACCAGTTTCAATATGTGTTTCAACCTTAACTACGAAGGCTTCTATCCCATAGGTTGAGGCACTTAAAACTTGGGAAAGCATCTTTCAAAAGAATTTATTTTTAAAATGGTTTGTCAGGTGGTTTAACATCAACTGGTTCAACAAGAGACCTTCCGATTTCAAGTCGTTCAAACTTTGCTGACTTTTTCAGGAAGCTCAAACGCACTTCGCCGATTGGTCCATTTCTTTGCTTGCTTATTATTATTTCGGCTGTTCCTTCTGTTGGCATGTTGTCCTCGTAGTATTGTATTCCGTAATATTCGGGTCGGTGGACGAACATAACGACATCTGCATCTTGTTCAAGTGAACCGCTTTCGCGTAGGTCTGAAAGCATGGGTTTTTTATCAGCGCGGTCTTCAACGGCTCTTCTAAGTTGTGATAAAGCGATGACTGGAACCTCAAGTTCTTTCGCTAACGACTTCAAAGATCGGGAAATCATAGCTATTTCCCTTTCTCTTGTTTCAGCCTTACCACCTTGCATAAGCTGTAGGTAATCAATGATTATGAGTCCGATGTCGTATTCAGCTTTAAGGCGTCTTGCTTTGGCTCTAAGTTCAAGTGTGCTCAAAGCTGGGGTGTCGTCAATAAAAATTGGTGCTTCACTTATCCTACCAACGACATTTGAAATTTTTTGCCAATCATCGCCTGATAATTTCCCGGTTCTTAAAGCGTGCATGTCAACATTTGCCTCAGCGCAAAGCAATCTCAAAGCAACCTGTTCAATTGACATTTCAAGCGAGAAGAAAGCCACTGGGACTTTGCCCTCAACAGCGGCGTTCCTTGCAATTGTCAATGCAAAAGCCGTCTTTCCCATTGAAGGTCGTCCCGCAATTATGATAAGGTCCGACTTCTGAAGACCACCAGTTAAAGCATCCAACTCAGGGAAGCCAGTCGTTACCCCAGTCAACAACCGTTTCGTCCTGTTTATCTCCTCGTATTTTTCAAGGACGAACTTTATAGCTGATTTTATGTCCTCAACCCCGGACTTAAATTTTTCTGAGGATATCTCAAGGAGTTTTCTTTCTGCGAAGTCAAGCAATTCAAAAGCATCAGCATCTTCTCTAAACGCTGCGTTTGAGAGGATGTTTGTCATTCTAATTATCTCGCGCAGGATGTATTTGTCGTGAACTATTTGTGCGTATTCTTCAACTTTCGCCGATGTCGCAACTACATTTGATAACTCCGCAAGGTAAGTAGCCCCACCGACATTTTCAAGAAGTCCTTCTTTTTTCAGCTCTTGCGTCAGAATGTAAAGATCAACACCTCTTCCGGATTCAAAAAGTTCAATTATGGCTTTGAAAATTATTTTGTGCTCTTCCTTGTAAAAATGCTCTGGCTTTAAAATTTCAATCACCGTTGGAATGCAGTCGGGGTCAATTATCATTGAACCAAGAACTGCTGTTTCAATTTCAACTGCTTGTGGTATTACTTTCGGGACAACTTCTTTTTGTTCTGTAACTTGGATGGTTTTGTAATCTTTGAGGATTTTATCAAGTGGGAGTTCCTGTCTCATTCCCTTTTCAATTGACATGGCAAAATCCAAAACTTTTATTTTTGATACAAAATTTCACGCGCCTTTCGTAAATCTTCAATTAAGGGTCTTTTCCATTGTTGATTTCTCAAAACAGCAGCTGGGTGATATGTTATGATCATTTTAATTCCTCTCCATTCATATACTTGTCCTCTTAATGAACTTAATGTCGCGTTTGTTTTAAGGAGCATTTGTGCTGGGAATCGCCCGAGGGAAACGATAAGTTTTGGTTTTATTATTTCAAGTTGTTTTACAAGATACGGACCACAGGCTTCAATTTCGGAGGGTTGAGGGTCGCGATTTCCCGGTGGGCGACATTTCAAAACATTGCATATGTAGACCTCATCCCTTCTGAAACCAACTGAAGCAAGCAGATGATTTAAAAGTTGCCCAGCTCTTCCGACAAAAGGTTCGCCTTGGAGGTCTTCTTCAGCCCCGGGGGCTTCCCCAATGAAGACAATCTCTGATTTTGGATTTCCCACACCGAAGACGAAATTCGTTCGTGTTTTTCCAAGCGGACACTTGACACAATTTTTTATCTTTGATTCAAGTTCATCAAGCGTTTTTGAATTAACCCAGGTCGGGTCAACGCCGTATTCTTTTTCATTAACTTGTTGAATTTTCCCCTCACTTTCACTTTCGCTCTTTGGCAGTGTTACCTCGTCGCCAAACAAACTTTCCTGTTGCTGAAGATATTTCTTTGCTTCGTTGAGTATTTTTTTTATCTCTTCCTTCATTTTTTCCCATTTTTTAATTTAGCCGAAACTATGTCAAGTATCTTATTGGCGACTTCATATTTTGACATTTTCGGCAACTCAAAAATTTCACCGTTTTTTGAGATTATCGTCACGATGTTTGTATCATAGCCGAATCCAGAACCCTCTCCAAGTGTGTTAAGAACTATGAAATCAAGGTTTTTTTGCTCAAGCTTTTGCTTTGCGTTTTCAATTGCATTTTCCGTCTCAAGCGCAAATCCAACGAGTATTTGACCTTTTTTATGCTCTCCAAGATATTTAAGAATATCTTTCGTCTTTTTCAACTTTAATTCAACGAAATCCCCTTTTATGTCTTCCTTTTTCAATTTCCTTTCAAATTTTTGAACTGGGGAATAATCTGCAACTGCAGAAGCCATTATAACGACATCAACTTCATCATAAAATCTCACAACCTCGTTGAACATCTCATCAGAAGTGATGACATCTATTCTCTTTACATTTTTCGGGGTCTCAAGAGATGTCGGTCCTGATATAAGAATGACATCAGCTCCTCTTTGTGAGGATGCCTTTGCTGCGGCAAAACCCATTTTCCCAGTTGACCAATTCCCAATAAAACGCACCGGGTCAATTGGTTCGTATGTGGGTCCGGCGGTGACGAGGATTTTTTTCCCTTTCAGATCAAATTTAAAGCCCAGGAGAAAATCGCAGACAAATTCAATTATCTTTTCTGGTTCAGCCATTCGTCCAACGCCGACAAGTCCACTTGCGAGTTCCCCTTCTTCGGGCTCAATTATCAAAAAGCCGTATTCTTTGAGTTTTTTTATGTTCCGTTGTGTGATTTCATTCAAGTACATATCAACATCCATTGCTGGGGCAATTATTACAGGGCATCTTATCGCAAGGACAAGCGAAGTAAGAAAGTTATCCCCAATGCCATGTGCTATTTTTGCGATTGTGTTTGCTGTGGCTGGAGCTATTAGCATTAAGTCAGCCCATAGAGCAAGTTCAATGTGCCTTGTTCCTATGTTTGTCCCTTCAGATGTAGTTTTTGGGAACATATCAACGATGACTTCGTTCCCGGACAGGGTTGAAAATGTAAGCGGAGTTACAAACTCTGTAGCTGAGCGTGTCATTACAACTTTTACATCGGCGCCAAGTTTTTTCAAACCCCGTACGACATAGCAAGTTTTGTAAGCAGAGATACCACCGGTGACTCCAACGATTATTTTCTTTCCCTCAAGCATCTATTTGAAAGTTTGATTTTTATTTGGCAAATTTTTATGTGCCCATTTGAGTTCTCGGTCAGTTTGAATTTTAGTAAAAAAAAATTTAAAAACAAAGCCGTTTTTGAAATGCAAGACCTTGAGATAGTTTTTCTGAGCTTCCGCGATGGTGAAAGCGCCACTCTTGATGAGTTGTTAAGTGGAAGGATAAAATTAAATAAAATCACTGATGAAGATGTAAGAAAAGTTTTTGAACCTTTTGGAATAAAACCGTGGGGAGCTCAAAGGTTGTGGGCGAGAAGGTTCTTAAAGGGTGAAAGTTTTGCGATGCTTGCTCCAACTGGAAGTGGTAAAACAACGACCACGATTGCTCTTTCCCTCCTTAAAAAGTCGCTTATTCTATTGCCTAATTCAACCCTTGCGTTCCAAGTATGGGGAAAAATCCAGAGCGTTTCCACAGATAAAAAAATAGTTCAGATACATTCGCTTTCCAAAAAGCCATCTCTTGATGAGGTAAAAAATGCGGATGTAATAATCACGACTTCAATGTCCCTTGTTAAAAATAAAGAAATTTTTGAGTCGGTTCGGGTTAACTCGGTGTTTGTTGATGATGTTGATGGCTTTCTTCGTCGTTCGCAGGCAATTGATATTGTCTTGAAAATACTTGGTATAACCGATGAACAAATTGAGTTAGCAAAGAAAATGGTAACAAAAAAAGTTGATGAGGAAGAGGACTTAACTGAAGTTTATTCAAAGGTCAGAGTAAAGGACAAACAAATAGTTGTTTCAGGGGCGACGCAGAGCGCAAGGAGAACTTTGAGGGTTAAAATTTTAAGGGAACTTTTCGGATTTGACATTGGGCAGTCATATTCTTTTACAAGGAATATAATTGATTCCTATCTTTTACCCAAAAGAGACCCGAAGGAACATCTCGTTGAATTGATAAAGAAGCTCGGCAAAGGTGCCATTGTTTATGTCAGGGGTAGTGAAAAAGCGGAAGAGATAGCTGAGTTCTTGAATCAGAATGGGATAAAGGCAAGCGCTTATGTGAAGGCGTCAAAGAAGATTTTTCAGTCATTTGAAAAAGGTGAAATAGAAGTCCTTGTTGGAACATCTTCAAGGCGTTCATCGCTTGTTCGTGGAATTGACCTTCCAACATCGTTAAGGTATACGATTTTTTTTGAGGTACCGAGGATTTCAATCACAATTGATAGGGGAAGTTTCACTCCGAGAAAAATGATGATGGTCATAAGCCACATCGCAAGATTTCTTGAAGGTGAAAAAAGGCAGAGGGCAATTGATTTGATTGAGAACCTCTCAAGGATAGTTGATTTGAGTCCAACAAACCTTGAAAAGATAAAAAAAGAGGGTTTTGATCCCAGCTCAAAAGAAGTTTCTGACTTTATGAGATTTGCTTATAATGTCATGGTTGAATCGCTTGAATTTTTCAATGAGGTTTCAATCGATCCGATTGTGATTGATAAGACAGGGATTTCAGGTAATTCGCTTGTGACGCCGGATTCATTTGCATATATCCAGGCATCTGGTAGAACGAGCAGGTTGACGATAGGTGGTTTGACGAAAGGTCTATCAATTTTAATTGTTGATGACGAAAAGGCGTTTGAACTTATGAGGGAACAGCTTGAACCGCTTGATGTTAACTTTGTAAATGTTGAAGAGCTTGACATTGAGAGGATAATTGAAGAGATAAATTTAACTCGGGAACTTAAAGTTGGTGTTGATATAGAATTCAATTCTCGCCTTTTGATAGTTGAGTCGCCAACGAAGTCAAGGACTATAAGTTATTTCTTCGGCAAGCCATTGAGAAGTAGGGTTGATGGAGTTCAGGTTTTTGAGGTTATGTCATCAAATATGCTTTTGCTTGTGAGTGCTTCAAGGGGACATGTAACAGACCTTGCGATAAGACAACCGAGCTTTGGCGCTAAACTTGTTGATTCAAAACTTGAAGTCAAGTTTGAAATTACAAGACCTGAGGTGATTTCCTCACTTCAGAAATTAGCTGAAAATGTTGATGAGGTTTTAATTGCCACCGACCCAGACGCAGAAGGGGAAAAAATAGCTTGGGATTTAAGGTGTTTGATTTATCCTTTTAATCAAAACATAAAACGGTTGCGTTGGCATGAGATAACTAAAAGGGCAATAGTTGAGGGGAT
This genomic interval from Candidatus Thermokryptus mobilis contains the following:
- a CDS encoding helix-turn-helix domain-containing protein, coding for MKQRKFVRPLTDEERQKLLNTLSNEEHLHPSIYRKAKAILLSEQGKTIREIAKELGVTEPAVIYIIRNFEKEGIDAFLNKKGGRKEKFTDEHKEIILRLVQQFTPVEFGLKKKFWTYDAISKVMKRIYNVKISYNTIRKILLDKDISLKETRYKTEGKNFKSIISAIKRGRRGKG
- the coaBC gene encoding bifunctional phosphopantothenoylcysteine decarboxylase/phosphopantothenate--cysteine ligase CoaBC encodes the protein MLEGKKIIVGVTGGISAYKTCYVVRGLKKLGADVKVVMTRSATEFVTPLTFSTLSGNEVIVDMFPKTTSEGTNIGTRHIELALWADLMLIAPATANTIAKIAHGIGDNFLTSLVLAIRCPVIIAPAMDVDMYLNEITQRNIKKLKEYGFLIIEPEEGELASGLVGVGRMAEPEKIIEFVCDFLLGFKFDLKGKKILVTAGPTYEPIDPVRFIGNWSTGKMGFAAAKASSQRGADVILISGPTSLETPKNVKRIDVITSDEMFNEVVRFYDEVDVVIMASAVADYSPVQKFERKLKKEDIKGDFVELKLKKTKDILKYLGEHKKGQILVGFALETENAIENAKQKLEQKNLDFIVLNTLGEGSGFGYDTNIVTIISKNGEIFELPKMSKYEVANKILDIVSAKLKNGKK
- a CDS encoding uracil-DNA glycosylase — protein: MKEEIKKILNEAKKYLQQQESLFGDEVTLPKSESESEGKIQQVNEKEYGVDPTWVNSKTLDELESKIKNCVKCPLGKTRTNFVFGVGNPKSEIVFIGEAPGAEEDLQGEPFVGRAGQLLNHLLASVGFRRDEVYICNVLKCRPPGNRDPQPSEIEACGPYLVKQLEIIKPKLIVSLGRFPAQMLLKTNATLSSLRGQVYEWRGIKMIITYHPAAVLRNQQWKRPLIEDLRKAREILYQK
- the dnaB gene encoding replicative DNA helicase; the encoded protein is MSIEKGMRQELPLDKILKDYKTIQVTEQKEVVPKVIPQAVEIETAVLGSMIIDPDCIPTVIEILKPEHFYKEEHKIIFKAIIELFESGRGVDLYILTQELKKEGLLENVGGATYLAELSNVVATSAKVEEYAQIVHDKYILREIIRMTNILSNAAFREDADAFELLDFAERKLLEISSEKFKSGVEDIKSAIKFVLEKYEEINRTKRLLTGVTTGFPELDALTGGLQKSDLIIIAGRPSMGKTAFALTIARNAAVEGKVPVAFFSLEMSIEQVALRLLCAEANVDMHALRTGKLSGDDWQKISNVVGRISEAPIFIDDTPALSTLELRAKARRLKAEYDIGLIIIDYLQLMQGGKAETREREIAMISRSLKSLAKELEVPVIALSQLRRAVEDRADKKPMLSDLRESGSLEQDADVVMFVHRPEYYGIQYYEDNMPTEGTAEIIISKQRNGPIGEVRLSFLKKSAKFERLEIGRSLVEPVDVKPPDKPF
- a CDS encoding YifB family Mg chelatase-like AAA ATPase, producing the protein MLSQVLSASTYGIEAFVVKVETHIETGLFAFAIVGLPDSSVKESRERVNAAIKNSGFKFPNKKITVNLAPADIKKEGSQFDLPIAVGILSATDQIQSDVLDKFIILGELALDGTLRPIHGALPIAMSARNNGLKGIILPKENAKEAAIVSDIEVYPMSSLTEVVNFLNSEHQILNPFKVDINEIFNQESKYTIDFSDVKGQENVKRALEVAAAGGHNLIMIGPPGSGKTMLAKRLPTILPPMTLEEALETTKIHSVAGILPPNTALVATRPFRAPHHTISDSALVGGGTIPRPGEISLAHHGVLFLDELPEFNRNVLEVLRQPLEDKKVTISRTKMTVEYPANFMLVCAMNPCPCGNLGNPYQQCTCTPAQIQKYMGKISGPLLDRIDIHIEVPAVKYAELVGKSSGETSAQIRERVIRAREIQIRRFKGRRNLFKNADMQTREIREFCKIDSDGENLLKNAITKLGLSARAYDKILKVARTIADLAGSENIKPEHLSEAIQYRSLDRNLWGLT